GCCTGCGGAGAAGTGGGAACTGACAGGAATAACCATACCAGTTAAGAAGCCGAAGCCACCCATGAGCCCCAGAAAAAGAAAGAAGCCACCCACAAGATGGATTTGCCCGGTGTGCCAGGTACAAGTAAACTCTGCGCAGAAGCATTGTGCTGGGAAGAAGCACCAGTCAAATATAGCAACATTGGAATCAAACATTAAGGCCATCGGTTATCAGAAGATCCGGAAGCCACCTTTAGCAGGTTGCAGCATTTGTCAAGTTATGTGTGGCAGCGAATCAAATCTTGAGATCCACCTGACGGGTAAAAGGCACTTAAAGAAGATTCAAGCTCTAttcgaagaaagcaataacaaggcAATCAATTCTGAGTCTCTAAAAGCAAACTTGAACCCGGACAGCGGGCCGCTACATGTGGAGAAAATGAACTGTGACTTAGACTCAGAGAACCACCTCAGAGATGAAAGACACAAACTGAATGTTCCAGAAATTTCCAAAGAACAAACACCATCCTCGGAATGGGATTGCACTATGTGCCAGGCCAAATGTGTCTCTAAAGCCCATTTCGAGAATCACTGCATAAGCAGAAAGCATCAACAGAGGACCCAGGTGATACTCAGTGAAGGCGATATCACGAAAACGGGCAGGACCCATGTGATACTCAGCGAAGGCGATGTCACGAAAATGGGCAATCTCCACATGGAAGCATCATGCAAAGAAGGCAGTAACAACGATATGACAAAGAACATTGCGTCACAGGAAGCAAAATCGGATGAGAGCAATGTGCCAGAGCATGCAGAGAAACCACCTTCAGCACAGAGTTGCAACATTTGCCAAGGTATCTGTAACTGTGCACCAGATTTTGATATGCCACAACATGTAGAGGATATTAGTTGCAAATTAAACTGGGAGAGCTACCCCAGGCTCAGAGACCAGAGTCTCCAACTGATGGATGATTGTGCCCTTCGTGAAAAATTTAACCAAGAAAAAAGCAATCCACCAGAAGTTTGCAAGGACCAAATATCATCCTCAGAATGGGACTGCGCTACATGCCAGGCCAAATGTAACTCTGCACCTCAAACCGAGCATCACTGTAAAAGCGGAAAGCATCAACAGAAGATCGATGTGACACTCCATGAAGGCGATATTGCCGAAGTTAGCAGTCTCAGTGCAGCCCCATGCAAAGAAGACAATAACAGTCATATGGACGTTGCGCCATGGGAAGCAAAATCGGATGAGTGCATTGTGTCGCAGCATGTAGAGAAGCCACCTTCAGTATGGAGTTGCAGCGATTGCCAAGTTATCTGTGCCCGCGAATCAGATTTTGAGGTCCACCTGAAGCGTGAAAGGCACTTGATGAAGATTGGAGCCCTGCTCGAAGTAAGTAAGAACATGGCAATTTCCGAGTCACAGAAAGCAAACCTGTACCCGGACAGTGTGCCGCAGCATGCGGAGAAAATGAATTGTGAATTAGACTTGGAGAACAACCTCAGAGATGAGAGACACCAACTGAATGTTCGCTCCCCTTGCAAAGAAAACAACCAAATGAAAAACAATCCTCCACAAATTGTCAAGGACCAAGAACCACCCTCAGAATGGGATTGCGCTATGTGTAAGGACAAATGTAACTCTGAACCTCAGATTGAGCATCATTGTGAAAGCAGAAGGCATCAACAGAAGACCGATGTGACGCTCCGTGAATGCGATATTGCGATAGTGAACAGTCTCCACATCACAGCCTTATGCAAGGAAGGCGATAACAACAGCACGGGCATTACACCACAGGAAGCAAAATCAGACGAGAACAATGTGCAGCAGCATGCAGAGAAGCCACCTCTGGCATGGGATTGCAGCGATTGCCTAGTTACGTTTAATCGCGAATCAGATTTGGTGTTCCACCTGAACGGTAAAAGACACTTAAAGAAGTTTTGGGCCCTACTCGAAGAAAGCAAGAATAAGGCAATGAATTCTGAGTCACAGACAGCAAACATGAACCAGGACAGTGTGCCACAGCATGCGGAGAAAACAAATTGCGAACTGAACTGGGAGAGCTACCTCAGACTCAGAGACGAGAAACACCAACTCAATGTTCAGGCCTGTGAAGCAATCAACAAAGATAAAAACAGTCCAGCAAAAAAGGACCAAATACCGTCCTCGGAATGGGACTGCGCTATGTGCCAGGCCAAATGTAACTCTAAAGCTCAACTTGAGCATCACTGCACAAGCAGAAAGCATTGGCAGAAGACCCAGGTTGTACTTGGCGAAGGTGATATTGCAAATGTAAGCAGTCTTTGCCTCGAAGCCCCATGCAAAGAAGTCAGTAACAACGATATGGCGAAGAACATTGTGTCACAGGAAGCAAAGTTGCATGAGAAAAATGTGCTAAAGCATGCAGAGAAGCCACCTTTAGTAGGTTGCAGCATTTGCCAAGTTATCTGTGGCCGCGAATCAGATCTAGAGATCCACCTGAAGGGTAAAAGGCACTTGAAGATTCGAACTCTTTTCGAAGAAAGCAATAAGGCTATCAATTCTGAGTCTCTGAAAGCAAACTTGAACTCGGACAGCGGGCCGCTACATGTGGAGAAAATGAACTGTGACTTAGACTCGGAGAACCACCTCAGAGATGAAAGACACAAACTGAATGTTTGGACCCTTTGCGAAACAATCAACCAAGAGGAAAACAGTCCACCAGAAATTTCCAAAGAACAAACACCATCCTCGGAATGGGATTGCGCTATGTGCCAGGCCAAATGTGTCTCTAAAGCCCATTTCGAGAATCACTGCATAAGCAGAAAGCTTCAAGAGAGGACCCAAGTGATACTCAGCGCATGCGATATCACGAAAACGGGCAATCTCCACATGGAAGCATCACGCAAAGGCAGGAACAACGATATGGCAAGTAACATTGCGCCACAGGAAGCAAACTCGGAAGAGAGCAATGTGTCGCAGCATGCAGAGAAACCACCTTCAGTAGAGAGTTGCAACATTTGCCAAGGTATCTGTAACTGCGCACCAGATTTTGATATGCCACAGCATGTACAGGAAACAATTTGCAAATTAAACTGGGAGAGCTACCCCAGAATCAGAGACGAGAGTCTCCAACCGATGGATGATCGGGCCCTTCGCGAAAATTTTAACCAATACAAAAGCAACCCGCCAGAAATTTCCAAGGACCAAATACCATCCTCGGAATGGGATTGCGCTATATGCCAGGCCAAATGTAACTCTGAACCTCAAATCGAGCATCACTGTAGAAGTGGAAAGCATGAACAAAAGATTGATGTGACACTCCACGAAGGTGATATTACCGAAGTTAGCAGTCTCATTGCAGCCCCATGCAAAGAAGGCAATAATAGCCATATGGGCATTGCGCCACGGGAAGCAAAATCAGACGAGAGCAATGTGTCGCAGCATGCAGAGAAGCCACCTTCAGTATGGGGTTGCAGTGATTGCCAAGTTATCTGTGGTCGCGAATCAGATTTTGAGGTCCACCTGAAGGGTGAAAGGCACTTAAAGAAGATTGGAGCCCTGCTCGAAGAAAGCAAGACCATGGCGATATCCGAGTCACAGAAAGCAAACTTGTACCCGGACAGCGTGCTGCAGCATGCGGAGAAAATGAATTGTGAATTAGACTTGGAGAACAACCTCAGAGATGAGGGACACCAACTAAATGTTCGCTCCCCTTGCAAAGAAAACAGCCAAATGAAAAACAATCCTCCAGAAATTGTCAACGACCAAGAACCACCCTCAGAATGGGATTGTGCTATGTGTCAGGAAAAATGTAACTCTGAATCTCAGATTGAGCATCATTGTGAAAGCAGAAGGAATCAAGAGAAGACCCACGTGATACTCCGCAAAGGCGATATTGCGATAGTGAACAGTCTCCACATCACAGCCTCATGCAAGGAAGGCGATAACAGCACGGGCATTACACCACAGGAAGCAAAATCAGACGAAAACAATGTGCAGCAGCATGCAGAGAAGCCACCTCCGGCATGGGATTGCAGCGTTTGCCAACTTACGTGTAACCGCGAATCGGATTTGGTGTTCCACCTAAACGGTAAAAGGCACTTAAAGAAGTTTCGGGCCCTACTCGAAGAAAGCAAGAATAAGGCAATGAATTCTGAGTCACAGACAATAAACTGGAACCAGGACAGTGTGCCGCAACATGCGGATAAAACAAATTGCAAACCAAACTGGGAGAGCTACCTTGGACTCGGAGACGAGACACACCAACTCAATGTTCAGGCCATCGGCGAAGCAATCAACCAAGATAAAAACAGTCCGTCAAAAAAAGACCAGATACTGCCCTCAGAATGGAACTGCGCTATGTGCCAGGCCAAATGTAACTCAAAAGCTCAATTTGAGCATCACTGCACAAGCAGAAAGCATCAGCAGAAGATCCAGGTTATACTTGGCGAAGGTGGTATTGCAAAAGTAAGCAGTCTCCACATGGAAGCATCATGCAAAGAAGGCAGTAACAACGATATGGTGAACAGCGTTGTGTCACAGGATGCAAAATCGCCTGAGAAAAATGTGCCACAGCATGCAGAGAAGCCACCTTTAGTAGGTTGCAGCATTTGCCGAGTTATCTGTGGCCGCGAATCAGACCTAGAGGTCCACCTGAAGGGTAAAAGGCACTTAAAGAAGATTCGAGCTCTATTCGAAGAAAGCAATAAGGCAATCAATTCTGAGTCTCTGAAAGCAAACTTGAACCTGGACAGCGGGCCGCTTAATGTGAAGAAAATGAATTGTGACTTAGACTCGGAGAACCACCTCAGAGATGAAAGACACCAAGAGGAAAACAGTCCACCAGAAATTTCCCAAGACCAAACACCATCCTCGGAATGGGATTGTGTTATGTGCCAGGCCAAATGCATCTCTAAAGCCCATTTCGAGAATCACTGCATAAGCAGAAAGCATCAACAGAGGACCCAGGTGATACAAAGCGAAGGTGATATCACGAAAACGGGCAGGACCCATGTGGTACTCAGCGAAGGCGATATCACGAAAATGGGCAATCTCCACATGGAAGCGTCATGCAAAGAAGGTGGTAACAACGATATGGCAAAGGACTTTGGGTCACAGGAAGTAAAATCGCATGAGAGCGATGTGCCAGAGCACGAGTCACCTTCAGTACAGGGTTGCAGCATTTGCCAAGGTATCTGTAACTGCAAATCAGACTTAGATATCCACCTGATGAGTACAAGAATCCGAGCTGTCGCAGAAAAATGCAAGAACACGGCAATGAGTTCTGAGTCACAGAAAGCAAAGTTGAATCCAAATGACGTGCCACAACATGTAGAGGAAACGAGTTGCAAATTAAACTGGGAGAGCTACCCCAGACTCGGAAACGAGAATCTCCAACTGATGGATGATCAGGCCCTTTTTGAAAAAATCAACCAAGATAATAACAATGCACCAGAAATTGCCAAGGACCAAATACCATCCTCAGAATGAGATTGCACTACATGCCAGGCCAAATGTAATTCTAGGGCTCAATTTGAGAATCACTGCATGAGCAGAAAGCATCAAAGGAAGGCCCAGGTGATGCTTGCCAGAGGCAATTTGTCGTAAACAGGTCGTGTCGAGACCGCGGATGAACTACCTTCAGATCAGATGGCTCGAATGGCAATGATGAGCTTCCTTTGGATGGCTCAGGTAGCAAGAATGAATTGCCTTGGGAGAAAGTGGAGTGAAAAAGGCATTGAACCTTTGAGAGGTCTGCCATCTGCAGTGCAACATCTGTAGAACGCTGGAACATCGCCGTGTGGGAAGCTATCCGAAGCTAGGGCTTGTGTTCGTGTATGCAGGTGTATGGTTGTTAGGGGAAGTTGCAAACATGATGTATGTACATTCATTCAAATCTAATGGTGTCCATTTCAGGACAAACTGCTGACTGGTTTCCTGTTTTAATTTTCAATGATTCATGTCATGTGATGATCAAGTATACATACTGTACGATCCAGCAGTTTGCTATGTCTTTACTGAGATCAGAAGATTACCCAGGACCTTCCAGTAGGAAGAAAGGTTTATTTGCTCTGCACGTATAAAATGCTATActgcctctgtttctaaatatataaGACATTTGATTTGAACTACACAATTGATTTGAACTAATAAACAGAAACATTGCTTCTAAATCATCCATAACATGCCTCAAAAGAAAAGCATAGGCAAAGAATGGTGACTCTGAAATCCAGGCTGGATGTTTCATAACATTGTAACAGGATCGAACTTGTCTAAGTGTGTCAAACTATCTCAGTCTATGCCTCTACAGGGCATGAACTGTAAACATGAAGCATGAGTATCCTTATATCAATTGTTCATTTACAGAGTACTAGGCAAATATTTGACGAAACCAGGCAGGGGTGCAGTCAACCACCAGAGAAGGATGCCATGCCATACCCATTTCTACGGCCGGACTAGACCTGCAAGGCTACCCGGTCTTGCCATGCGGCTGCCCTCTTATCATCACTGGCTGGGGAATTTTCTGTATCCCTATAAACTGATAAGTTGATATTGGAGGCCATTATATCTTCATCTACACCAGCCTGATCATGCTTCCCAGGTTCTGGATGGTCCTGGAAACCGGCTTCCTCAGCATTCTGCAGGTAAAGAGAAATCCAGATTGTCAGAAAATGCAATTAGGCAGGTGAAGAGAAATCCAGATTGTCAGAAAATGCAATTCGGCAGGTAACGAGGCAGCAAAAATGTCAGATGTAAGAAATTCACATTACAGCTACAGTCTGACTGCATGACATTTCAAAACATACCATTGCAGAATCATGATTCaagtccacatttgtgttcttgctgGTGGATGGCCCTTCATTGATTCCCAGAATGGATGGGATTTGCTTAGCCTTCTTCTTCTTTAGCCTGTGATGTGTTTGCTCTGGATCATCCTTCGCAAACGAACTGTACTTCTTCCGCAAGAATCTGGCAGAAAACCGCAATTCCAAACTTCCAATGTCAGTGACAGGGAATAAAACCAGATCATAACAAGTAGTGACAAAGAAGTAATCGAGAAACTGTCTGTCGTACTTGACTTCGGCGAGCAGTCCAAGCTTTTGCTGGTTTATGCGCTCTAGCCTCCTCTTCTTTGCCTCAGTTTCCTGCATCAGCCATGCTAACAGTGTCAGCcccgagtccaatcgagaacgtatACAGTATCCAAGACATTAGTCCGTACTGGTAGAACTAAACTAATTCATTGACACGGTGAAACCCGCTTTTGTTACCAAACATTAGCGGTACAACGAATCCTCAATCCCGAATTTAACAATCCTCCAACTGGACTAGTAAATCAGCAATCAGACAGAAGAGCAATCTGCTAGTAGTAGAGAAGATCAAACAGCGGCGGATTGTGACGCCGCCAAACAAGGGACAAACAAGGCCACGGATACAATGTAGTGTATAATAAGATGAACTTGTGTGCAGAGTAGGAAGAGGTtcggcgagtcggcggcggcggccaacaaCGGCGGAAGGGGAGAGATGGGAGCACCTTGAGCAAATCGTGGTAGTCCCGCCAGAGCGACTCGAACCTGTCCCTCCCCCTGCCGCCGCcctgggcgggcggcggcggcgccgccgagGGAGGGGGCCTCTTGGTGCCCCTCTTCCTGGGCAGGCGCGGCTCCCCGGCGTCGTCCATGGCGCAGGCGAGACCGAGCACCCAGGAAGGCCGGCCGGCGGTGGGCTGGGAATCCAGGAGGGCGGCGGAGGGGTGGGGAGGGGGGAAAGGTAGATAGATCCGGACNNNNNNNNNNNNNNNNNNNNNNNNNNNNNNNNNNNNNNNNNNNNNNNNNNNNNNNNNNNNNNNNNNNNNNNNNNNNNNNNNNNNNNNNNNNNNNNNNNNNNNNNNNNNNNNNNNNNNNNNNNNNNNNNNNNNNNNNNNNNNNNNNNNNNNNNNNNNNNNNNNNNNNNNNNNNNNNNNNNNNNNNNNNNNNNNNNNNNNNNNNNNNNNNNNNNNNNNNNNNNNNNNNNNNNNNNNNNNNNNNNNNNNNNNNNNNNNNNNNNNNNNNNNNNNNNNNNNNNNNNNNNNNNNNNNNNNNNNNNNNNNNNNNNNNNNNNNNNNNNNNNNNNNNNNNNNNNNNNNNNNNNNNNNNNNNNNNNNNNNNNNNNNNNNNNNNNNNNNNNNNNNNNNNNNNNNNNNNNNNNNNNNNNNNNNNNNNNNNNNNNNNNNNNNNNNNNNNNNNNNNNNNNNNNNNNNNNNNNNNNNNNNNNNNNNNNNNNNNNNNNNNNNNNNNNNNNNNNNNNNNNNNNNNNNNNNNNNNNNNNNNNNNNNNNNNNNNNNNNNNNNNNNNNNNNNNNNNNNNNNNNNNNNNNNNNNNNNNNNNNNNNNNNNNNNNNNNNNNNNNNNNNNNNNNNNNNNNNNNNNNNNNNNNNNNNNNNNNNNNNNNNNNNNNNGAGGAGACGGGGAAGGGAAACCGAGAGCGGGGCCGCGTGGAGTCGGGACTCAGGCAGGCCACGGGAACGGGAGGGAGGTGGGgattggggagggggagggggaggggggacgtCCATCTTCATCTATCCGGTGCGGTGCCGATGGCCTCGTGCGTGCGTGGGCGCGGGCGCGAGCGTGACCGAGAGAGACAACCGAGGAAGGTAGGGAGCGCGGACGGCTGGTGCTGGTGCTGGGTCTGGGGCTGGGCTCCCAGCGGTGGAGTTGGAGTTGCAACTTGCAACTTCCACCGCAGCGTGAGCGAGGCGAGAGGTGCAgcttccctcccctcccctcccctccctccatGAAGTTCCACTTTCCACTCTGCCTTCCGCGTATCCTGGTTCCTGGGGCCGGGGATTGTCGTCCTCGCTCCTCCACGGTACTGTTCTCGGCTTTTTCTTGCCTAAGCCAGTTCTTTATTTTGCTCTTCCATAATAAGGCTATAAATATAAGAATTCAATAAACgaatgaacaaacacactaaaacgtgtctatatgCATCTGATTTTGAAAGAAATTAAAACATCTTATAATTCAAAACGGAGTATATTTTCTTGCGAAAAACACATATCCTTATAGAAACCAAAAAGATAAAATCCGAACCACTTGAAAACTGCAACAGATCCTAACGACGTTGTTGCCGTCCTTTTTGAATCTGACGCCCGATATGTGCTAGCGTTGTTAGTTCGCGCGAGCCATGAATTGTGTCGCATGTGCGTAGCCGTCGCGTCGTGCGTCTCTCGCTGACGTGCGGGTCCTTGTCGCGCCGCATGCTTCGCCCAATACCGCACGATCTCCACATCCCTCTTCCCTCCACCCGcattcactcactctctctctctctctctctctctctctctctctcNNNNNNNNNNNNNNNNNNNNNNNNNNNNNNNNNNNNNNNNNNNNNNNNNNNNNNNNNNNNNNNNNNNNNNNNNNNNNNNNNNNNNNNNNNNNNNNNNNNNNNNNNNNNNNNNNNNNNNNNNNNNNNNNNNNNNNNNNNNNNNNNNNNNNNNNNNNNNNNNNNNNNNNNNNNNNNNNNNNNNNNNNNNNNNNNNNNNNNNNNNNNNNNNNNNNNNNNNNNNNNNNNNNNNNNNNNNNNNNNNNNNNNNNNNNNNNNNNNNNNNNNNNNNNNNNNNNNNNNNNNNNNNNNNNNNNNNNNNNNNNNNNNNNNNNNNNNNNNNNNNNNNNNNNNNNNNNNNNNNNNNNNNNNNNNNNNNNNNNNNNNNNNNNNNNNNNNNNNNNNNNNNNCCTCCATTTCGCCACGGATTTGCGTGGTTGACCTCCTTGTACCGGTTGATAGTGTATGGTCTTAAGGTCGTTCTGTGGCGGATGGTGATTGATTGCCGGTGAGGTTCCTTC
Above is a window of Triticum dicoccoides isolate Atlit2015 ecotype Zavitan chromosome 5B, WEW_v2.0, whole genome shotgun sequence DNA encoding:
- the LOC119309654 gene encoding uncharacterized protein LOC119309654, whose translation is MEFSRRGPATDDPPPHGEAMLVMRDALLWQLQKDRLRQEIIVAELAKIECATALRAVSGHHGTPMPRDSMPQHRGPVFGWEHYADVGEENDVKLPSNYGRQSAESRFWNPAVEDRAEKCCSPCKCRVNSGEHNSAFDEQKPRDSSENVPPDKASPAEKWELTGITIPVKKPKPPMSPRKRKKPPTRWICPVCQVQVNSAQKHCAGKKHQSNIATLESNIKAIGYQKIRKPPLAGCSICQVMCGSESNLEIHLTGKRHLKKIQALFEESNNKAINSESLKANLNPDSGPLHVEKMNCDLDSENHLRDERHKLNVPEISKEQTPSSEWDCTMCQAKCVSKAHFENHCISRKHQQRTQVILSEGDITKTGRTHVILSEGDVTKMGNLHMEASCKEGSNNDMTKNIASQEAKSDESNVPEHAEKPPSAQSCNICQGICNCAPDFDMPQHVEDISCKLNWESYPRLRDQSLQLMDDCALREKFNQEKSNPPEVCKDQISSSEWDCATCQAKCNSAPQTEHHCKSGKHQQKIDVTLHEGDIAEVSSLSAAPCKEDNNSHMDVAPWEAKSDECIVSQHVEKPPSVWSCSDCQVICARESDFEVHLKRERHLMKIGALLEVSKNMAISESQKANLYPDSVPQHAEKMNCELDLENNLRDERHQLNVRSPCKENNQMKNNPPQIVKDQEPPSEWDCAMCKDKCNSEPQIEHHCESRRHQQKTDVTLRECDIAIVNSLHITALCKEGDNNSTGITPQEAKSDENNVQQHAEKPPLAWDCSDCLVTFNRESDLVFHLNGKRHLKKFWALLEESKNKAMNSESQTANMNQDSVPQHAEKTNCELNWESYLRLRDEKHQLNVQACEAINKDKNSPAKKDQIPSSEWDCAMCQAKCNSKAQLEHHCTSRKHWQKTQVVLGEGDIANVSSLCLEAPCKEVSNNDMAKNIVSQEAKLHEKNVLKHAEKPPLVGCSICQVICGRESDLEIHLKGKRHLKIRTLFEESNKAINSESLKANLNSDSGPLHVEKMNCDLDSENHLRDERHKLNVWTLCETINQEENSPPEISKEQTPSSEWDCAMCQAKCVSKAHFENHCISRKLQERTQVILSACDITKTGNLHMEASRKGRNNDMASNIAPQEANSEESNVSQHAEKPPSVESCNICQGICNCAPDFDMPQHVQETICKLNWESYPRIRDESLQPMDDRALRENFNQYKSNPPEISKDQIPSSEWDCAICQAKCNSEPQIEHHCRSGKHEQKIDVTLHEGDITEVSSLIAAPCKEGNNSHMGIAPREAKSDESNVSQHAEKPPSVWGCSDCQVICGRESDFEVHLKGERHLKKIGALLEESKTMAISESQKANLYPDSVLQHAEKMNCELDLENNLRDEGHQLNVRSPCKENSQMKNNPPEIVNDQEPPSEWDCAMCQEKCNSESQIEHHCESRRNQEKTHVILRKGDIAIVNSLHITASCKEGDNSTGITPQEAKSDENNVQQHAEKPPPAWDCSVCQLTCNRESDLVFHLNGKRHLKKFRALLEESKNKAMNSESQTINWNQDSVPQHADKTNCKPNWESYLGLGDETHQLNVQAIGEAINQDKNSPSKKDQILPSEWNCAMCQAKCNSKAQFEHHCTSRKHQQKIQVILGEGGIAKVSSLHMEASCKEGSNNDMVNSVVSQDAKSPEKNVPQHAEKPPLVGCSICRVICGRESDLEVHLKGKRHLKKIRALFEESNKAINSESLKANLNLDSGPLNVKKMNCDLDSENHLRDERHQEENSPPEISQDQTPSSEWDCVMCQAKCISKAHFENHCISRKHQQRTQVIQSEGDITKTGRTHVVLSEGDITKMGNLHMEASCKEGGNNDMAKDFGSQEVKSHESDVPEHESPSVQGCSICQGICNCKSDLDIHLMSTRIRAVAEKCKNTAMSSESQKAKLNPNDVPQHVEETSCKLNWESYPRLGNENLQLMDDQALFEKINQDNNNAPEIAKDQIPSSE
- the LOC119309655 gene encoding uncharacterized protein LOC119309655, with product MDDAGEPRLPRKRGTKRPPPSAAPPPPAQGGGRGRDRFESLWRDYHDLLKETEAKKRRLERINQQKLGLLAEVKFLRKKYSSFAKDDPEQTHHRLKKKKAKQIPSILGINEGPSTSKNTNVDLNHDSAMNAEEAGFQDHPEPGKHDQAGVDEDIMASNINLSVYRDTENSPASDDKRAAAWQDRVALQV